One window of the Bacteroidales bacterium genome contains the following:
- a CDS encoding four helix bundle protein translates to MENLNDNNQAFFRFEDLRVYHKALNYVEWVHNNTSLFPDHEMQNLTTKFVNAAQAIALQIAEGSSRNKTQFVYYLKMAKSSIRECVVYTAIAKSLNYITEENFEESRNHSMELTKMIGALIGSLQRSNNFDED, encoded by the coding sequence ATGGAGAACTTAAACGACAACAACCAGGCTTTTTTTCGTTTTGAAGACTTGAGGGTATATCACAAAGCGCTGAATTACGTGGAATGGGTGCACAATAATACCTCTCTTTTTCCTGACCACGAGATGCAAAACCTTACAACTAAATTTGTAAATGCTGCTCAAGCTATTGCATTGCAGATTGCCGAAGGTTCCTCCCGTAACAAAACACAGTTTGTGTATTACCTTAAGATGGCCAAAAGCTCAATCCGCGAGTGTGTTGTTTACACCGCAATAGCCAAATCACTGAATTACATCACCGAGGAGAACTTCGAGGAATCGCGCAACCATTCGATGGAATTAACCAAAATGATTGGCGCGCTGATCGGCTCCTTGCAGCGCAGTAACAATTTCGACGAAGACTAA
- a CDS encoding SDR family NAD(P)-dependent oxidoreductase, whose product MKKYFIITGASRGIGQVFAETLLDENHILFLISSSEHTEIGQKAILKNCQVHSIVYDLSELSGIDRLISNLFDHIEKKDCSGLYLVNNAAVTEPVKPVDRLNADEIQANLNVNYLAPVLLSSSFIRLADKFKAEKNILNITSGAAASPHYGLSLYCSAKAALDQFTRCVAVEQSNRKNPVKLHSISPGFVDTRMLKSLTEKSLDDFAGRPMFEEVYRSGKAADAQVVGKRIISLWLKGRFRHGEVSHIGEY is encoded by the coding sequence ATGAAAAAATACTTCATCATTACCGGGGCATCGAGGGGAATCGGGCAGGTATTTGCCGAAACCCTACTTGACGAAAATCACATTTTATTCCTGATTTCAAGCAGCGAACACACGGAGATCGGGCAAAAAGCAATCCTGAAGAATTGCCAGGTGCACAGCATCGTGTATGATCTTTCCGAATTGAGCGGTATCGACCGGTTGATATCAAATTTATTTGACCACATCGAAAAGAAGGATTGTAGCGGACTGTACCTGGTGAACAATGCCGCAGTTACCGAGCCGGTAAAGCCTGTTGATAGGCTAAATGCAGACGAGATACAAGCCAACCTTAATGTGAATTACCTGGCGCCTGTGCTGCTTTCATCATCATTTATCCGCCTGGCTGATAAATTTAAAGCGGAGAAAAATATCCTGAATATCACCTCCGGCGCTGCCGCCAGTCCTCACTATGGTCTGAGCCTTTACTGCAGCGCCAAAGCAGCTTTGGATCAGTTCACCCGCTGTGTGGCCGTCGAACAGAGCAACCGTAAAAACCCGGTGAAATTACACTCGATATCACCCGGTTTTGTTGATACGAGGATGCTCAAAAGCCTTACGGAAAAAAGCCTTGACGATTTTGCCGGGCGCCCGATGTTTGAGGAGGTTTACCGGAGCGGAAAAGCCGCCGATGCTCAGGTGGTGGGGAAACGGATCATTAGCCTTTGGCTTAAGGGACGCTTCAGGCATGGAGAAGTATCGCACATCGGAGAGTATTAA
- a CDS encoding 3-phosphoglycerate dehydrogenase, whose amino-acid sequence MKKVLIATDKPFASKAVKAIREVVESAGHQLVLLEKYTSQAELIAAVADVDAMIIRSDIADRAVIEAAKNLKIIVRAGAGYDNIDLNAATEKGVVAMNTPGQNSNAVAELAIGMMIYMARNKFDGKSGTELREKSLGIHAFGNVGKLVGSIAKGIGMDVFAFDPFVSKEEIAKAGVKVMESEKELYKTCQYVSLNIPATAQTRKSIGFELLSLMPENAVLVNTARKEVIDEEGLLKVFEVRPDFKYISDIAPDCQAEIETKYSGRFFFTPKKMGAQTSEANINAGIAAARQIVNYFEKGDTTFQVNKK is encoded by the coding sequence ATGAAAAAAGTATTGATTGCCACCGATAAACCCTTTGCCTCCAAAGCCGTAAAGGCCATCAGAGAAGTTGTTGAAAGCGCAGGCCACCAGCTTGTGCTGCTTGAGAAATACACCAGCCAGGCCGAGTTGATCGCTGCAGTTGCCGATGTGGATGCGATGATCATCCGCAGCGACATTGCCGACAGGGCAGTGATTGAAGCAGCTAAAAATCTCAAGATCATCGTAAGAGCCGGAGCTGGGTATGATAACATTGACCTGAACGCTGCCACTGAAAAAGGTGTGGTAGCCATGAACACCCCTGGACAAAATTCAAACGCAGTAGCGGAACTGGCCATTGGAATGATGATTTATATGGCCCGCAACAAGTTCGACGGGAAATCAGGAACCGAACTGCGTGAAAAATCATTAGGAATACACGCTTTTGGGAATGTCGGAAAACTCGTCGGTTCCATCGCAAAAGGAATCGGCATGGATGTGTTTGCCTTCGACCCGTTCGTAAGTAAAGAAGAGATTGCAAAAGCCGGTGTTAAAGTGATGGAGAGTGAGAAGGAACTGTACAAAACATGCCAGTACGTTTCGCTGAATATCCCTGCAACGGCACAGACCAGGAAATCCATCGGTTTTGAACTGCTATCTTTAATGCCGGAAAATGCAGTACTGGTGAATACTGCCCGCAAGGAGGTGATTGATGAGGAAGGGTTGCTGAAGGTATTCGAAGTACGCCCGGATTTTAAGTACATTTCAGACATTGCTCCTGATTGCCAGGCTGAGATCGAAACAAAATATTCCGGAAGATTCTTTTTCACGCCAAAGAAAATGGGCGCCCAGACATCAGAAGCAAACATCAACGCCGGCATTGCAGCGGCAAGGCAGATCGTTAATTATTTCGAAAAAGGAGATACTACTTTTCAGGTTAACAAGAAGTAA
- a CDS encoding YccF domain-containing protein, whose product MNTLGNLIWLIFGGIIIAIEYLIASLLLMITIVGIPFGLQTLKLGMLALWPFGRTTVQRKSTTGCLSTMMNIIWIFIGGIWIALSHFAFGLLLAITIIGIPFARQHFKLAGLALTPFGRDIVPVR is encoded by the coding sequence ATGAATACACTTGGAAACCTGATCTGGTTGATCTTCGGCGGGATAATCATAGCCATCGAATATTTAATCGCCAGCCTTTTGTTGATGATTACCATAGTTGGGATACCTTTCGGCCTGCAAACATTGAAACTTGGAATGTTGGCACTCTGGCCTTTTGGACGGACAACCGTTCAGCGAAAATCAACTACCGGTTGTCTGTCAACAATGATGAATATTATCTGGATTTTTATTGGCGGGATTTGGATTGCCCTGAGCCATTTTGCTTTTGGGTTGTTGCTGGCAATCACGATCATAGGAATTCCTTTTGCCCGTCAGCACTTTAAACTGGCAGGTCTGGCGCTCACACCATTTGGAAGGGACATTGTCCCAGTTAGATAA
- the serC gene encoding 3-phosphoserine/phosphohydroxythreonine transaminase: MKKHNFYAGPSILPQFTLDETVNAIRDFAGTGLSLLEISHRSKQFVAVMDEATALFKELLNIPEGYSVIFLGGGASLQFCMVPYNLMNKMSAYLNTGEWASKALKEAKLFGEAIEVASSKDKNFSYIPKDFTVPRGADYFHITTNNTIYGTQIRKDFDVPVPLVADMSSDIFCRPVDVSKYALIYGGAQKNLAPAGVTFVIIRNDVLGKVERKIPTMLNYQTHIDKESMFNTPPVMPVFSALQTLKWLKEKGGVAAMEKINKHKAELLYSEIDRNPFFKGTVNKEDRSWMNICFVMNDGREALEQEFLDFASSKGMVGLKGHRSVGGFRASTYNALPVESVQALVDTMKEFEKMKG, translated from the coding sequence ATGAAAAAACATAATTTTTATGCCGGGCCTTCTATCCTCCCGCAGTTCACACTGGACGAAACAGTTAATGCTATCAGGGATTTTGCCGGCACGGGTCTGTCGCTACTTGAAATTTCACACCGCAGCAAGCAGTTTGTTGCAGTAATGGACGAAGCCACTGCCTTGTTCAAGGAATTGCTCAACATCCCGGAAGGATACTCCGTGATCTTCCTCGGTGGTGGAGCAAGTCTTCAGTTTTGCATGGTTCCCTACAACCTGATGAATAAAATGTCGGCTTACCTTAACACCGGTGAATGGGCATCAAAAGCACTGAAAGAGGCTAAATTATTTGGTGAAGCCATTGAGGTAGCTTCCTCAAAAGACAAGAACTTCAGCTACATTCCAAAAGATTTCACCGTACCAAGAGGCGCTGATTATTTCCACATCACCACCAACAATACAATTTACGGAACCCAGATCAGGAAAGATTTTGATGTACCTGTGCCACTGGTAGCCGATATGTCATCCGACATTTTCTGTCGTCCGGTAGATGTTTCCAAATACGCCCTCATCTATGGCGGCGCCCAGAAAAACCTGGCTCCTGCCGGTGTCACTTTCGTAATTATCCGCAATGATGTGTTGGGAAAAGTAGAGCGTAAGATTCCCACAATGCTCAACTATCAGACACATATAGACAAAGAATCTATGTTCAATACACCTCCTGTAATGCCAGTTTTCTCAGCACTGCAAACACTCAAATGGCTGAAGGAAAAAGGTGGTGTGGCTGCGATGGAAAAAATCAACAAGCACAAAGCCGAACTGCTTTACAGCGAGATCGACCGTAACCCGTTCTTCAAAGGGACTGTAAACAAGGAAGACCGTTCATGGATGAACATCTGTTTTGTGATGAACGACGGACGTGAAGCACTCGAACAGGAGTTCCTCGATTTTGCATCCTCCAAAGGAATGGTCGGGCTTAAAGGTCATCGCTCGGTTGGCGGATTCAGAGCGTCCACTTACAATGCATTACCGGTCGAAAGTGTTCAGGCACTGGTTGATACCATGAAGGAATTTGAAAAGATGAAAGGTTAA
- a CDS encoding TerB family tellurite resistance protein, with translation MAKYGKWIGGGLGWAMGGPIGAVLGFVFGTMYDSMQSAEFEYRPPLTGQENDQSKPWSGRPQTQTGDFTVSLLMLSASVMKADNRVLKSELEYVRNFLIVQFGEKAAAQQLLLLREILKQNYHLSDVAQQVGRFMDYSSKLQLLHYLFGIAQADSKATTEESALIEQISIHMRVTKADFDSIKAMFIKDNFNNYKILEITPDASDEEIKKAYRQMALKYHPDRLSHLGPEVQQSAKEKFQELNAAYNAIKAERGMA, from the coding sequence ATGGCAAAATACGGAAAATGGATCGGTGGTGGCCTTGGATGGGCAATGGGTGGGCCAATTGGCGCTGTGCTTGGTTTCGTATTCGGTACGATGTATGACAGCATGCAGTCAGCCGAATTTGAGTATCGTCCGCCACTTACCGGGCAGGAGAATGATCAAAGCAAGCCTTGGAGCGGGCGTCCACAGACACAAACCGGCGATTTCACCGTCAGCTTGTTGATGCTCTCAGCATCAGTAATGAAGGCCGATAACAGGGTGTTGAAATCGGAACTTGAATATGTCCGGAACTTCCTGATTGTCCAGTTTGGTGAAAAAGCAGCAGCGCAACAGTTACTATTGCTTCGCGAAATCCTCAAACAAAACTACCATCTCAGTGATGTAGCGCAGCAGGTAGGGAGATTTATGGATTATTCATCCAAACTGCAACTGCTTCATTATCTTTTTGGGATTGCCCAGGCCGACAGCAAAGCCACGACGGAAGAATCAGCACTGATTGAGCAGATTTCGATTCACATGAGGGTCACCAAAGCCGATTTTGACTCCATCAAAGCCATGTTTATCAAGGACAATTTCAACAATTACAAAATCCTTGAAATCACGCCGGATGCCAGCGATGAAGAAATAAAAAAAGCCTACAGGCAAATGGCACTCAAATATCACCCTGATCGCTTAAGCCACTTAGGGCCGGAAGTACAACAATCGGCCAAAGAAAAATTCCAGGAACTCAACGCTGCCTACAATGCCATTAAAGCCGAACGGGGAATGGCTTAA
- a CDS encoding DUF1015 domain-containing protein, whose product MAILKAFKGLRPPAEIASKLASRPYDVLNSEEAREEAHGNQYSLLHIIKPEIDLPEDIDHYAQEVYDKAQDNFHLFRKNGWLAPDAGNYLYIYAQTMSGKTQYGLVGCAAVEDYMNNVIKKHELTRKVKEEDRMKHVRITNANMEPVFFSYPAVPEIDDMVDDWVKSHKPEYDFTAVDGIGHHFWVINDKKVINRLIELFGKIPATYVADGHHRTAAAALVGNEKKDNNPNHKGDEEYNFFLAVHFPDNQLTIIDYNRVVTDLNGMSSQEFIGKLKSSFVVEEKGHTIYKPDRLHNFGMYLDGQWFSLTAMPGTYDDHDPIGVLDVTILSNLVLDHLLGIKDLRTSERVDFVGGIRGLGELERRVNSGEMKAAFALYPVSMKQLIDIADTGNIMPPKTTWFEPKLRSGLVVHLLDSI is encoded by the coding sequence ATGGCAATCTTAAAAGCTTTCAAAGGCTTGAGACCACCGGCAGAAATTGCTTCAAAACTGGCCTCACGACCTTACGACGTGCTTAACTCCGAAGAAGCAAGGGAAGAAGCACATGGCAATCAGTACTCACTGTTGCACATTATCAAACCCGAAATTGACCTGCCGGAAGACATTGACCACTATGCGCAGGAGGTTTATGACAAAGCGCAAGACAACTTCCATCTGTTTCGCAAAAACGGCTGGTTGGCGCCGGATGCCGGAAATTATCTGTACATCTATGCCCAGACCATGAGCGGCAAAACACAGTATGGACTTGTGGGATGCGCCGCTGTGGAGGATTACATGAACAATGTGATAAAAAAACACGAACTTACGCGAAAGGTAAAAGAGGAAGACCGTATGAAACATGTGCGCATCACCAATGCCAACATGGAGCCTGTGTTTTTCAGCTACCCTGCCGTTCCGGAAATTGATGACATGGTGGATGATTGGGTAAAATCGCACAAGCCGGAATATGACTTCACCGCTGTAGACGGAATTGGTCATCATTTCTGGGTGATTAACGACAAAAAAGTGATCAACAGACTGATTGAACTTTTCGGAAAAATTCCCGCCACCTACGTCGCTGACGGTCACCACCGAACGGCAGCAGCCGCCCTGGTGGGTAACGAAAAAAAGGACAACAACCCTAACCACAAAGGCGATGAGGAGTATAACTTCTTCCTCGCTGTTCATTTTCCCGATAACCAATTAACTATCATTGATTACAATCGAGTGGTTACCGACCTGAATGGAATGTCTTCGCAGGAATTTATCGGGAAACTAAAATCGAGTTTTGTGGTTGAGGAAAAAGGACATACAATCTACAAACCCGACCGTTTGCACAACTTCGGGATGTATCTGGATGGACAATGGTTTTCGCTTACCGCAATGCCAGGGACTTACGACGATCATGACCCAATCGGGGTGCTGGATGTGACCATCCTCTCGAACCTGGTACTTGATCATTTACTCGGTATTAAAGATCTCAGGACTTCAGAACGTGTTGATTTTGTTGGTGGTATCCGCGGATTAGGCGAGCTTGAACGCAGGGTGAACTCCGGCGAAATGAAAGCCGCCTTTGCACTCTATCCCGTTTCAATGAAACAGCTCATCGACATCGCAGATACCGGCAATATCATGCCGCCCAAAACTACCTGGTTTGAACCGAAACTTCGTAGCGGACTGGTAGTTCATCTTCTCGACAGTATCTAA
- a CDS encoding MarR family transcriptional regulator, giving the protein MESKELVLKTLKESKEPLKGGEIAEKSGLDKNTVDKVIKVLVKEELIHSPKRCFYSVK; this is encoded by the coding sequence ATGGAATCAAAAGAACTCGTTTTAAAAACTTTAAAAGAATCGAAAGAACCTTTGAAAGGCGGCGAAATAGCTGAGAAATCCGGCTTAGACAAAAACACAGTTGACAAAGTTATCAAAGTTCTGGTAAAAGAAGAGTTGATCCATTCACCAAAGAGGTGTTTTTATTCGGTGAAATAG
- a CDS encoding SPOR domain-containing protein, with product MNTMNGLRKVSFLFYFLLMVGSHQVIGQVTIPEDFCISDAELKLFNLINSYRKEQNLSAIPMSKSLSFVARLHVNDLFHNRPDVGNCNLHSWSDQGNWTECCYGRDPANSTCMTSKPGELTSYDGKGYEVAFWESLDAVPEIVLDLWISSEASNDLMLNLDTWKDKPWKAMGVGMYHGYAVAWFGDEEDADKGVKICDSAHQPEPLLQRVLPVRETTGVRYYLVISSFKERSQAEKEVKALLSRGFRNPSVVPASDNFRVSLGDYDTREQALEAKKKLGAKYDKAWVLKQ from the coding sequence ATGAACACTATGAATGGTTTGAGGAAAGTTAGCTTTTTGTTTTACTTTTTGCTCATGGTTGGATCACATCAGGTGATTGGGCAGGTTACAATTCCGGAGGATTTCTGCATCAGCGATGCTGAGTTAAAGTTGTTCAACCTGATCAACAGCTACAGGAAGGAGCAGAACCTGTCTGCCATCCCGATGTCGAAAAGCCTGAGTTTTGTGGCACGGCTGCACGTGAACGATCTTTTTCACAACCGGCCGGATGTGGGCAACTGCAACCTCCACTCCTGGTCGGACCAGGGCAACTGGACCGAGTGCTGCTATGGCCGCGACCCGGCGAACAGTACCTGTATGACTTCTAAACCCGGCGAACTGACCTCTTACGACGGTAAGGGCTATGAGGTGGCTTTCTGGGAGAGCCTCGACGCTGTGCCCGAAATCGTGCTTGACCTGTGGATCAGTTCAGAGGCATCGAACGACCTGATGCTCAACCTTGATACCTGGAAGGATAAGCCCTGGAAAGCAATGGGAGTAGGGATGTATCATGGATATGCAGTTGCCTGGTTTGGCGATGAGGAAGATGCAGACAAAGGGGTTAAGATTTGCGATTCAGCGCATCAACCGGAGCCGCTGCTCCAACGGGTTCTTCCCGTGCGCGAAACAACCGGAGTGCGTTACTATCTCGTTATTTCGAGTTTTAAGGAACGCAGCCAGGCCGAGAAGGAGGTAAAGGCGCTTCTTAGCAGGGGCTTCCGCAATCCTTCGGTCGTGCCGGCAAGTGATAACTTCAGGGTCTCCCTTGGCGACTACGACACACGTGAACAGGCGCTCGAGGCCAAAAAGAAACTCGGCGCCAAATACGATAAAGCATGGGTTCTGAAGCAATAG